The following coding sequences are from one Ornithodoros turicata isolate Travis chromosome 1, ASM3712646v1, whole genome shotgun sequence window:
- the LOC135377604 gene encoding alsin-like isoform X3 gives MEMTDVAEDLGPPELQGTLWTCNTPQSSVTISQHTVTSLAFGTHHCLFLTKRGQVYSFGKNTFGQLGSGDTTDHSHVPFYVSAIPSEVSSVACGPHHSAALTTDGHVYMWGKNDFGQCGQCEDVLYSPKLVHIQEACGNCQECGTMVYKPVFVTAISCGPTHSLAVTNKHDIFSWGSGSQLGLGSAERTLPQRIEFLRGHEVISIASGETHTLAVTARTPYLDVDDPTVICDACAANGIVCPLGLPCLSPGSPSSTTANFERVTEVKPADFKQGQNSQVHTAGPNPTCQTDVILNHEATATKNDCNLVEDSTNLSVIEPSKAGCNSFEDSGGTVAGAVALDVEPIVNPRDMPPASASETKEKSPPSGQIETGEDVQLRRPYLSDRTRSPSLPGKRTSSILDDPELAMEFLDRQMGHKPRDRQQKFIPLELNGGTSAASTSTTTSTSVVKNVLSRMSSTVSDRLSFIALGPRLSHASHDGSTESFEFLEVDRSSGSQLENVDAGRNSHALSSSEEKESSCTEANKKEPRNMCTEFQVWSWGKGTHGQLGHGDEIDRLQPCLMKHLNEAGVIKVCAGHGHSLALTGRCTVLSWGLNDVGQLGHSPSSKCVFTPKVIHMPRNELVSDIAAGRIHSLFLVDSGGSQASMYGCGQHECADSAQCLCQKQRKIFHITALRKSGLVTSVFAGGCYSGCIVDNKDSDQWRTLYEFAVTERRYIGHLCKVQAKIHQNLVKNGDIVSDIPEYASSLLKNIIGITNKLISMMSLNACELTQLLQSHTFEKLPSIMENSAGWIDVFSDYVKALSNFLAVGGFVPLSRMLAFSRNMLTPVAKETIGDTSSKDSQGILLQIFSLPVKRICEYARLFTRLLATLNPKDLLFQELQSCSNDWTLLADVLSKEMSLAEATKVFWDSVPQRVVDVYRVPTCRVLRDSKTYPLQLLSAGRFAFHHFILFDDKFTHHQFSGFQNYNLHTLWVEADTEAETTFALTTPEETLVFSCPTPSEKTEWVCALNQAIRNVLRDDNIRSGQREKSLLRNFRRGCGDSRLTPPMARHSTYVFTKSLLYKDANYSGSWLRGMLHGHGRLIWPDGRKYTGRFKNNLQHGEGEYVIPGATGDTVYKGIWKTGKLHGLGSARYPNGDTYEGYFKDGMRDGHGVLKEGKYLSSSSIYIGQWCQNKRHGYGVLDNEREGEKYMGMWQDDLRHGNGIMVTLDDIYYEGNFVNNNLSGYGTMMFQDNTVFKGELGPGGTLNGKGTLTLSNGDIIQGTFYGMWSEGIRITGVYQKAVEGDNGTSDMDSMIHTSDNIHLTVPASEKWKDIFDHCRDMLGIQGVSEAQDNKQAWDAVAVAITNEKKMNTKHRSKCCLDGSLDYLERIPQASKKQNVLTLEQFAEMKDYLTKAFDCIHHPLAYLLEALVGVFRLTYCGIGVHPRLLAHAVSEVKSFCSRLYKIVRILFPDLPPEDKPLFLSLDGDADPSEDDFDINGSCKFQGMCDPKYCCSAYSASKIVPIFVNTVCSQ, from the exons ATGGAAATGACGGA TGTTGCTGAAGATCTAGGGCCCCCTGAACTACAGGGTACTTTGTGGACATGCAACACTCCACAGTCCTCTGTTACCATTAGCCAGCATACAGTCACATCCCTAGCCTTTGGGACTCACCACTGTTTATTTCTTACTAAGCGAGGCCAAGTCTACTCATTTGGAAAGAATACTTTTGGTCAGCTAGGGTCTGGTGATACTACAGATCACTCTCATGTTCCCTTTTATGTTTCTGCTATTCCCTCTGAAGTGAGCTCTGTGGCTTGTGGTCCGCATCACAGTGCAGCACTTACTACGGATGGTCATGTGTACATGTGGGGAAAAAATGACTTTGGGCAATGTGGACAATGCGAAGATGTACTATACAGTCCGAAACTTGTTCACATTCAAGAAGCCTGTGGAAACTGCCAAGAGTGTGGCACCATGGTTTACAAGCCAGTTTTTGTGACAGCTATTTCATGTGGTCCAACTCATTCCCTTGCTGTTACTAACAAACATGATATCTTTTCTTGGGGCTCTGGTTCCCAGCTGGGATTAGGGTCTGCGGAACGAACCCTTCCCCAGAGAATTGAGTTTCTTCGTGGCCACGAAGTTATATCCATTGCATCTGGAGAGACTCATACCCTTGCTGTTACTGCAAGAACTCCGTATCTTGATGTTGATGATCCAACTGTGATTTGTGATGCATGTGCAGCAAATGGGATTGTATGCCCTCTTGGACTTCCATGCTTGAGCCCAGGATCACCCAGTTCAACTACAGCAAACTTTGAAAGAGTCACAGAAGTCAAACCAGCTGACTTTAAGCAGGGCCAAAACTCTCAAGTACATACTGCAGGCCCTAATCCAACGTGCCAAACTGATGTCATCCTTAACCATGAGGCCACAGCTACTAAAAATGATTGTAACTTGGTTGAAGACAGTACAAACCTTAGTGTCATAGAACCCAGCAAGGCTGGATGCAACAGCTTTGAGGACAGTGGTGGCACTGTTGCTGGAGCAGTTGCTTTGGATGTTGAACCTATTGTGAATCCCAGAGATATGCCACCTGCAAGTGCTTCGGAAACCAAGGAAAAGTCACCACCTAGCGGTCAGATAGAAACtggtgaagatgttcagcttcGCAGGCCTTATCTTTCGGATCGTACGCGGTCACCTTCACTTCCAGGAAAACGGACTTCTTCAATACTTGATGACCCTGAGCTAGCCATGGAATTCTTAGACAGACAGATGGGCCATAAACCCCGTGATCGGCAACAGAAGTTTATTCCATTAGAGCTGAATGGTGGTACAAGTGCAGCAAGTACTTCAACTACGACTTCGACATCGGTTGTTAAAAATGTCCTCTCAAGAATGTCCTCAACAGTTTCTGATCGCTTAAGTTTCATTGCGCTAGGCCCACGCTTGAGCCACGCTTCACATGATGGGTCTACAGAGTCATTTGAGTTTTTAGAGGTTGACAGGTCCTCTGGCAGCCAGCTAGAAAATGTAGATGCTGGGAGGAACTCGCATGCATTGTCAAGCTCCGAAGAAAAGGAGAGTTCATGTACAGAAGCAAATAAGAAGGAACCCAGGAACATGTGCACAGAATTCCAAGTCTGGAGCTGGGGAAAAGGCACTCATGGGCAACTTGGGCATGGAGATGAAATTGACAG GTTGCAGCCGTGTCTGATGAAGCACCTGAATGAAGCTGGTGTGATTAAAGTGTGTGCTGGTCACGGCCACTCCTTAGCTCTCACAGGCCGCTGTACTGTGCTGAGTTGGGGACTTAATGACGTTGGCCAGCTGGGTCACAGTCCTTCGTCGAAATGTGTATTCACGCCCAAGGTCATCCAC ATGCCAAGGAATGAGTTGGTTTCAGATATAGCCGCAGGCAGAATCCATTCTCTGTTTCTTGTTGATAGTGGTGGCTCCCAAGCATCAATGTATGGTTGTGGCCAGCATGA ATGTGCTGATTCAGCGCAGTGCCTGTGTCAAAAACAGAGGAAGATATTCCACATCACAGCACTGAGAAAG AGTGGCTTAGTTACAAGTGTATTTGCTGGTGGCTGCTACTCGGGCTGCATTGTTGACAATAAAGATTCGGATCAGTGGCGAACGCTATATGAGTTTGCTGTTACGGAGCGTCGGTATATTGGACACCTGTGCAAGGTACAAGCAAAAATTCACCAAAACCTTGTAAAAAATG GTGACATTGTGTCAGATATACCAGAGTATGCCAGCAGCTTGCTGAAGAACATAATTGGCATAACTAACAAACTGATATCTATGATGTCTCTCAATGCCTGTGAACTAACACAGCTTCTTCAAAGCCATACCTTTGAAAAATTGCCCAGCATTATGGAAAACTCTGCAGGGTGGATAGACGTCTTCTCTGATTACGTAAAGGCTCTTTCCAATTTCTTGGCTGTTGGAGGCTTTGTACCACTTTCAAGAATGCTTGC CTTCTCCCGTAACATGTTGACCCCTGTAGCTAAAGAAACCATTGGAGACACTAGCTCCAAAGACTCTCAAGGAATTCTGCTCCAGATATTTAGCCTTCCTGTCAAACGGATTTGCGAATATGCGCGCCTTTTTACTCGTCTCCTTGCGACATTGAACCCAAAG GATCTACTTTTTCAAGAGTTACAGTCTTGTTCCAATGATTGGACATTACTTGCTGATGTATTGAGCAAGGAGATGTCGTTAGCTGAAGCCACAAAAGTCTTTTGGGATTCAGTTCCTCAAAGAGTAGTG GATGTATACAGAGTTCCGACTTGCCGAGTTCTCCGTGACAGCAAAACCTACCCTCTTCAGCTTCTGTCTGCTGGCCGTTTTGCATTCCATCACTTTATCTTGTTTGATGATAAGTTTACTCACCATCAG TTTAGTGGTTTCCAGAATTACAACTTGCACACATTATGGGTTGAAGCAGACACAGAAGCAGA gactACTTTTGCCTTAACTACTCCTGAAGAAACACTGGTATTTAGTTGTCCGACCCCATCAGAAAAG ACAGAATGGGTGTGTGCACTGAATCAAGCTATTCGCAACGTGCTCAGAGACGACAACATTCGCAGTGGTCAGAGAGAGAAAAGCCTCCTGAGAAACTTCAGGAGAGGCTGTGGAGACAGTCGTTTGACTCCACCAATGGCCCGACATTCTACCTATGTTTTCACCAAGTCACTCCTGTATAAGGATGCCAACTACTCTGGATCGTGGCTCAGAGGGATGCTGCATGGACA TGGAAGGCTCATCTGGCCAGATGGCCGCAAATACACAGGGAGGTTCAAGAACAACTTGCAGCATGGAGAAGGCGAATATGTTATCCCAGGAGCAACTGGGGACACAGTTTACAAAGGAATATGGAAAACTGGGAAGCTTCATGGCCTTGGTAGTGCTAG GTATCCAAACGGTGATACCTACGAAGGCTACTTCAAAGATGGCATGAGAGATGGGCATGGTGTCTTGAAAGAAGGGAAGTATttgtcatcatccagcatttaCATTGGGCAGTGGTGCCAGAATAAGAGACATGGTTATGGTGTACTCGATAATGAGAGGGAAG GTGAAAAATACATGGGCATGTGGCAGGATGACCTCCGACATGGCAATGGAATAATGGTCACTCTTGATGATATTTACTATGAAGGAAATTTTGTCAATAACAACCTTTCT GGCTATGGCACTATGATGTTTCAAGACAACACAGTGTTCAAGGGAGAACTGGGACCTGGAGGCACATTAAATGGCAAA GGCACGCTGACTCTGTCAAATGGTGACATTATTCAAGGGACCTTCTATGGAATGTGGAGTGAAGGCATCCGTATTACAGGTGTCTATCAGAAGGCTGTAGAAGGTGATAATGGCACCTCTGACATGGATTCAATGATTCACACTTCTGATAA CATTCATCTGACTGTACCAGCATCTGAAAAGTGGAAAGATATCTTTGACCACTGCAGAGACATGCTTGGTATTCAGGGGGTATCAGAAGCTCAGGACAACAAGCAAGCGTGGGATGCAGTTGCTGTTGCCATAACTAACGAAAAGAAGATGAATACAAAGCACAG GTCAAAGTGTTGTCTAGATGGCAGCCTTGACTACCTAGAACGAATTCCACAAGCAAGTAAAAAGCAGAATGTGTTGACTCTTGAACAGTTCGCAGAGATGAAGGACTATCTCACTAAAGCCTTTGATTGCATACATCATCCTTTGGCATATTTGCTTGAAGCACTTGTGGGGGTTTTCAG GTTGACATACTGCGGAATTGGAGTGCATCCACGTCTTCTTGCTCATGCAGTTTCTGAAGTAAAGTCTTTCTGCAGTCGCCTTTATAAAATTGTGAG GATATTGTTCCCAGACTTACCACCTGAGGATAAGCCTCTGTTTCTCAGCTTAGATGGTGATGCAGACCCATCTGAAGATGACTTCGATATCAACGG ATCTTGTAAATTTCAGGGAATGTGTGACCCCAAATACTGTTGTTCAGCCTATTCTGCTTCCAAGATTGTACCCATCTTTGTCAACACTGTATGCTCTCAATAA
- the LOC135377604 gene encoding alsin-like isoform X1, which produces MEMTDVAEDLGPPELQGTLWTCNTPQSSVTISQHTVTSLAFGTHHCLFLTKRGQVYSFGKNTFGQLGSGDTTDHSHVPFYVSAIPSEVSSVACGPHHSAALTTDGHVYMWGKNDFGQCGQCEDVLYSPKLVHIQEACGNCQECGTMVYKPVFVTAISCGPTHSLAVTNKHDIFSWGSGSQLGLGSAERTLPQRIEFLRGHEVISIASGETHTLAVTARTPYLDVDDPTVICDACAANGIVCPLGLPCLSPGSPSSTTANFERVTEVKPADFKQGQNSQVHTAGPNPTCQTDVILNHEATATKNDCNLVEDSTNLSVIEPSKAGCNSFEDSGGTVAGAVALDVEPIVNPRDMPPASASETKEKSPPSGQIETGEDVQLRRPYLSDRTRSPSLPGKRTSSILDDPELAMEFLDRQMGHKPRDRQQKFIPLELNGGTSAASTSTTTSTSVVKNVLSRMSSTVSDRLSFIALGPRLSHASHDGSTESFEFLEVDRSSGSQLENVDAGRNSHALSSSEEKESSCTEANKKEPRNMCTEFQVWSWGKGTHGQLGHGDEIDRLQPCLMKHLNEAGVIKVCAGHGHSLALTGRCTVLSWGLNDVGQLGHSPSSKCVFTPKVIHMPRNELVSDIAAGRIHSLFLVDSGGSQASMYGCGQHECADSAQCLCQKQRKIFHITALRKSGLVTSVFAGGCYSGCIVDNKDSDQWRTLYEFAVTERRYIGHLCKVQAKIHQNLVKNGDIVSDIPEYASSLLKNIIGITNKLISMMSLNACELTQLLQSHTFEKLPSIMENSAGWIDVFSDYVKALSNFLAVGGFVPLSRMLAFSRNMLTPVAKETIGDTSSKDSQGILLQIFSLPVKRICEYARLFTRLLATLNPKDLLFQELQSCSNDWTLLADVLSKEMSLAEATKVFWDSVPQRVVDVYRVPTCRVLRDSKTYPLQLLSAGRFAFHHFILFDDKFTHHQFSGFQNYNLHTLWVEADTEAETTFALTTPEETLVFSCPTPSEKTEWVCALNQAIRNVLRDDNIRSGQREKSLLRNFRRGCGDSRLTPPMARHSTYVFTKSLLYKDANYSGSWLRGMLHGHGRLIWPDGRKYTGRFKNNLQHGEGEYVIPGATGDTVYKGIWKTGKLHGLGSARYPNGDTYEGYFKDGMRDGHGVLKEGKYLSSSSIYIGQWCQNKRHGYGVLDNEREGEKYMGMWQDDLRHGNGIMVTLDDIYYEGNFVNNNLSGYGTMMFQDNTVFKGELGPGGTLNGKGTLTLSNGDIIQGTFYGMWSEGIRITGVYQKAVEGDNGTSDMDSMIHTSDNIHLTVPASEKWKDIFDHCRDMLGIQGVSEAQDNKQAWDAVAVAITNEKKMNTKHRSKCCLDGSLDYLERIPQASKKQNVLTLEQFAEMKDYLTKAFDCIHHPLAYLLEALVGVFRLTYCGIGVHPRLLAHAVSEVKSFCSRLYKIVRILFPDLPPEDKPLFLSLDGDADPSEDDFDINGECVTPNTVVQPILLPRLYPSLSTLYALNNEKEDKHYWERLMKWNKQSDLSLMTFLGVDQKFIDLKFRGGIFASDSQRLSTIKDECFKDAVDALQHISTAFTAFDKLLAIRQAFEEINKEVRQGMGDFLWNMDDLFPVFQYVVVRARIRNLGSEINFIDDLMEHHFQNGELGIMFTTVKACHFQIQTEKLVQSL; this is translated from the exons ATGGAAATGACGGA TGTTGCTGAAGATCTAGGGCCCCCTGAACTACAGGGTACTTTGTGGACATGCAACACTCCACAGTCCTCTGTTACCATTAGCCAGCATACAGTCACATCCCTAGCCTTTGGGACTCACCACTGTTTATTTCTTACTAAGCGAGGCCAAGTCTACTCATTTGGAAAGAATACTTTTGGTCAGCTAGGGTCTGGTGATACTACAGATCACTCTCATGTTCCCTTTTATGTTTCTGCTATTCCCTCTGAAGTGAGCTCTGTGGCTTGTGGTCCGCATCACAGTGCAGCACTTACTACGGATGGTCATGTGTACATGTGGGGAAAAAATGACTTTGGGCAATGTGGACAATGCGAAGATGTACTATACAGTCCGAAACTTGTTCACATTCAAGAAGCCTGTGGAAACTGCCAAGAGTGTGGCACCATGGTTTACAAGCCAGTTTTTGTGACAGCTATTTCATGTGGTCCAACTCATTCCCTTGCTGTTACTAACAAACATGATATCTTTTCTTGGGGCTCTGGTTCCCAGCTGGGATTAGGGTCTGCGGAACGAACCCTTCCCCAGAGAATTGAGTTTCTTCGTGGCCACGAAGTTATATCCATTGCATCTGGAGAGACTCATACCCTTGCTGTTACTGCAAGAACTCCGTATCTTGATGTTGATGATCCAACTGTGATTTGTGATGCATGTGCAGCAAATGGGATTGTATGCCCTCTTGGACTTCCATGCTTGAGCCCAGGATCACCCAGTTCAACTACAGCAAACTTTGAAAGAGTCACAGAAGTCAAACCAGCTGACTTTAAGCAGGGCCAAAACTCTCAAGTACATACTGCAGGCCCTAATCCAACGTGCCAAACTGATGTCATCCTTAACCATGAGGCCACAGCTACTAAAAATGATTGTAACTTGGTTGAAGACAGTACAAACCTTAGTGTCATAGAACCCAGCAAGGCTGGATGCAACAGCTTTGAGGACAGTGGTGGCACTGTTGCTGGAGCAGTTGCTTTGGATGTTGAACCTATTGTGAATCCCAGAGATATGCCACCTGCAAGTGCTTCGGAAACCAAGGAAAAGTCACCACCTAGCGGTCAGATAGAAACtggtgaagatgttcagcttcGCAGGCCTTATCTTTCGGATCGTACGCGGTCACCTTCACTTCCAGGAAAACGGACTTCTTCAATACTTGATGACCCTGAGCTAGCCATGGAATTCTTAGACAGACAGATGGGCCATAAACCCCGTGATCGGCAACAGAAGTTTATTCCATTAGAGCTGAATGGTGGTACAAGTGCAGCAAGTACTTCAACTACGACTTCGACATCGGTTGTTAAAAATGTCCTCTCAAGAATGTCCTCAACAGTTTCTGATCGCTTAAGTTTCATTGCGCTAGGCCCACGCTTGAGCCACGCTTCACATGATGGGTCTACAGAGTCATTTGAGTTTTTAGAGGTTGACAGGTCCTCTGGCAGCCAGCTAGAAAATGTAGATGCTGGGAGGAACTCGCATGCATTGTCAAGCTCCGAAGAAAAGGAGAGTTCATGTACAGAAGCAAATAAGAAGGAACCCAGGAACATGTGCACAGAATTCCAAGTCTGGAGCTGGGGAAAAGGCACTCATGGGCAACTTGGGCATGGAGATGAAATTGACAG GTTGCAGCCGTGTCTGATGAAGCACCTGAATGAAGCTGGTGTGATTAAAGTGTGTGCTGGTCACGGCCACTCCTTAGCTCTCACAGGCCGCTGTACTGTGCTGAGTTGGGGACTTAATGACGTTGGCCAGCTGGGTCACAGTCCTTCGTCGAAATGTGTATTCACGCCCAAGGTCATCCAC ATGCCAAGGAATGAGTTGGTTTCAGATATAGCCGCAGGCAGAATCCATTCTCTGTTTCTTGTTGATAGTGGTGGCTCCCAAGCATCAATGTATGGTTGTGGCCAGCATGA ATGTGCTGATTCAGCGCAGTGCCTGTGTCAAAAACAGAGGAAGATATTCCACATCACAGCACTGAGAAAG AGTGGCTTAGTTACAAGTGTATTTGCTGGTGGCTGCTACTCGGGCTGCATTGTTGACAATAAAGATTCGGATCAGTGGCGAACGCTATATGAGTTTGCTGTTACGGAGCGTCGGTATATTGGACACCTGTGCAAGGTACAAGCAAAAATTCACCAAAACCTTGTAAAAAATG GTGACATTGTGTCAGATATACCAGAGTATGCCAGCAGCTTGCTGAAGAACATAATTGGCATAACTAACAAACTGATATCTATGATGTCTCTCAATGCCTGTGAACTAACACAGCTTCTTCAAAGCCATACCTTTGAAAAATTGCCCAGCATTATGGAAAACTCTGCAGGGTGGATAGACGTCTTCTCTGATTACGTAAAGGCTCTTTCCAATTTCTTGGCTGTTGGAGGCTTTGTACCACTTTCAAGAATGCTTGC CTTCTCCCGTAACATGTTGACCCCTGTAGCTAAAGAAACCATTGGAGACACTAGCTCCAAAGACTCTCAAGGAATTCTGCTCCAGATATTTAGCCTTCCTGTCAAACGGATTTGCGAATATGCGCGCCTTTTTACTCGTCTCCTTGCGACATTGAACCCAAAG GATCTACTTTTTCAAGAGTTACAGTCTTGTTCCAATGATTGGACATTACTTGCTGATGTATTGAGCAAGGAGATGTCGTTAGCTGAAGCCACAAAAGTCTTTTGGGATTCAGTTCCTCAAAGAGTAGTG GATGTATACAGAGTTCCGACTTGCCGAGTTCTCCGTGACAGCAAAACCTACCCTCTTCAGCTTCTGTCTGCTGGCCGTTTTGCATTCCATCACTTTATCTTGTTTGATGATAAGTTTACTCACCATCAG TTTAGTGGTTTCCAGAATTACAACTTGCACACATTATGGGTTGAAGCAGACACAGAAGCAGA gactACTTTTGCCTTAACTACTCCTGAAGAAACACTGGTATTTAGTTGTCCGACCCCATCAGAAAAG ACAGAATGGGTGTGTGCACTGAATCAAGCTATTCGCAACGTGCTCAGAGACGACAACATTCGCAGTGGTCAGAGAGAGAAAAGCCTCCTGAGAAACTTCAGGAGAGGCTGTGGAGACAGTCGTTTGACTCCACCAATGGCCCGACATTCTACCTATGTTTTCACCAAGTCACTCCTGTATAAGGATGCCAACTACTCTGGATCGTGGCTCAGAGGGATGCTGCATGGACA TGGAAGGCTCATCTGGCCAGATGGCCGCAAATACACAGGGAGGTTCAAGAACAACTTGCAGCATGGAGAAGGCGAATATGTTATCCCAGGAGCAACTGGGGACACAGTTTACAAAGGAATATGGAAAACTGGGAAGCTTCATGGCCTTGGTAGTGCTAG GTATCCAAACGGTGATACCTACGAAGGCTACTTCAAAGATGGCATGAGAGATGGGCATGGTGTCTTGAAAGAAGGGAAGTATttgtcatcatccagcatttaCATTGGGCAGTGGTGCCAGAATAAGAGACATGGTTATGGTGTACTCGATAATGAGAGGGAAG GTGAAAAATACATGGGCATGTGGCAGGATGACCTCCGACATGGCAATGGAATAATGGTCACTCTTGATGATATTTACTATGAAGGAAATTTTGTCAATAACAACCTTTCT GGCTATGGCACTATGATGTTTCAAGACAACACAGTGTTCAAGGGAGAACTGGGACCTGGAGGCACATTAAATGGCAAA GGCACGCTGACTCTGTCAAATGGTGACATTATTCAAGGGACCTTCTATGGAATGTGGAGTGAAGGCATCCGTATTACAGGTGTCTATCAGAAGGCTGTAGAAGGTGATAATGGCACCTCTGACATGGATTCAATGATTCACACTTCTGATAA CATTCATCTGACTGTACCAGCATCTGAAAAGTGGAAAGATATCTTTGACCACTGCAGAGACATGCTTGGTATTCAGGGGGTATCAGAAGCTCAGGACAACAAGCAAGCGTGGGATGCAGTTGCTGTTGCCATAACTAACGAAAAGAAGATGAATACAAAGCACAG GTCAAAGTGTTGTCTAGATGGCAGCCTTGACTACCTAGAACGAATTCCACAAGCAAGTAAAAAGCAGAATGTGTTGACTCTTGAACAGTTCGCAGAGATGAAGGACTATCTCACTAAAGCCTTTGATTGCATACATCATCCTTTGGCATATTTGCTTGAAGCACTTGTGGGGGTTTTCAG GTTGACATACTGCGGAATTGGAGTGCATCCACGTCTTCTTGCTCATGCAGTTTCTGAAGTAAAGTCTTTCTGCAGTCGCCTTTATAAAATTGTGAG GATATTGTTCCCAGACTTACCACCTGAGGATAAGCCTCTGTTTCTCAGCTTAGATGGTGATGCAGACCCATCTGAAGATGACTTCGATATCAACGG GGAATGTGTGACCCCAAATACTGTTGTTCAGCCTATTCTGCTTCCAAGATTGTACCCATCTTTGTCAACACTGTATGCTCTCAATAATGAGAAAGAAGACAAGCACTATTGGGAAAGGCTCATGAAGTGGAACAAGCAGTCTGACCTTTCACTAATGACATTTCTAGGTGTTGACCA GAAGTTTATAGATTTAAAGTTTCGTGGTGGGATCTTCGCATCTGACAGCCAG CGTCTCTCCACTATAAAGGACGAATGCTTTAAAGATGCTGTTGATGCTCTGCAACATATTAG